In Zingiber officinale cultivar Zhangliang chromosome 3A, Zo_v1.1, whole genome shotgun sequence, the DNA window ccggagtagaagaaccggaccgaggcgggactgaaccagagaagaggtcccggtctcccggatgaaaaagtcaactcctgttgactttgggctccggggcgcccggaatgcttcggGCGTCCGGACCTTGAATGTAGACCAGATCAagatttatctcgatctgaacgttgggagataaaatttatccccccagggcgcccggaacccttcggggtgccccgaccaaggctataaatatagccttggtccagaagcttttaaaaatgaactcattacttgtaattccaacgcttgtgtgctttagagttgtagttaaagcttctgttttctgcgcttcaacattgtaagaggcttctccgcctgaaggagtatttagtgcttcaacttccttggattaacaaccacatcggttgtaaccaagtaaatacttgtgccttGTTCTTTATGTTCTTAATTTACTgctttactttatttatgcaagtgttagcttaaagagttcgaggaagggttggttgtattttatttttgcaggactatccaacaaccccttcctagccggccgcaacggtcctacattaAGTACCACTATGAGTATCTTCGGAAGAACAGAGCCCCAATGTTTGATGGCAACCTCGACCCAGAAGTTAGTCAAAACTGGCTCAAGAATATCAAGACTCAGCTTCGACTACTGGAAATTCCAGAGGTGTTTTTAGTGGACATCGTGACACCCTTTCTAGAAGATAAGCCACGCAGGTGGTGGGAAATCGTTTCACCAACAATGACTGAAGCCAGACCAGTGGCATGACAACAATTTAAAGAGATATTCTTGAAGCAATATTATCCGATTGAGTTTAGGTTACAGAAAGCcgagtgaatttgaaaactttacTCAGGCTCCAGGTATGTCTGTAGTGGAGTACATTTCGAAGTTCAACTCGCTCGGGACCTATGCCCCAACCATCATGGTAGatgatgttggtgcggttagcactaacagtcaaacttaagttttgatgaatgacaaaatatgttaagttagtttcattgttatctaacactctgtccgagtgtgcaggagaagcccagacatgtcgacgggctgacctgatgtctggcacgaagcccagctaattcgacgagccgaccggatagctggcacgaagcccagatgggtcgaagggctgaccggacgtctggtagataagtgaaggtaagtcactggaggggagtgactgtgagagcgtgttcccgggaagggaacattaggcatcgatctgacttagatccatttcggacatctaagtcgagatcgtgactagatttcggtctcgaggagacggaatctaattactatcctGTTTTGATCATAAACTGTACTAACACTCTGGTTTGCAAGATATTTTGCATTTATACTAAATATCAAGATTTACTATCCTGGTCTGGGCCTACAGGTCAAGATTTATAGGTACGAAGACCTAGTCTAAGGTTAACATACCAGAGCGAACAAACACTACACAACAATCAAGTGAGAGAATCATACCAacccgtcagagaataatcaccacatgtcagggaatatgctaacggtctatGACTCGTTGCCCCCTGATCGCTCCTCAGACCTATAGGAAGATgtcacgtgtcattcaccgctagacaaatcctgacacccgacattccctgacactcgtcagactccagaagcacccactgccatataaaaagggaggattTGTCTCTAcataggtacgctcactcgtcttttCATACTCGTCTTTTACTTTTCATCCTTTTACTGTgcttctagggaaaaagtacctgacttgagcgtcggagggcctgcccCGGGGACTTTTTTCCTGGTTCTTAGTATCTAACGTGAGGggggcttgtctgagtgtgtgcagagcccTTGCCTCATCGCTCCCGTTATCACCCCCCGTCATCTGCCCGTGGGAACCTTTCCAGGGGGTACCGAATCAACCAGGCGTCTAAACGATTTTCCGTCAACACCGGCGACAGCGCAGCCAGCCTCTGTCTGACTCAACTTCCGAACGGGATCAATCGAGTACATTTCCTGCTAACATGAAGAACCCTCAGGTTGCATTTGTTTAAGTACATTTTATGTTATAGTGTTTAGTGTTATGAACTGGACTCTATGATTGGTTAATTTAGTTGCATATGTATTTTGCATATTCCTGAATCCTACGGATAACTTAATTCTTTTCCATTTTATGCACTTCCCTTTTTTCCTAATGCTAGGGCAGTAGGGTACCTTGGTTTTGATTGTAATCTGGAATATCATTTGGGAGGAAATGAAGattatttgatccatgtataaattgattttattataatagattAAAAGAATTTAAATCAATTTAGTATCCTTatgttttataattttattagatCTGATTCTATTTCTCTCTCGAGAAATGTGCAATTTAATGATTTGTCCATCCTCACTTACTAGGAGTGACTTAGGAGATTGGTAGCACTTGTCTAGCAAGTatctattgttttttttttgcatcttatgatttttttttgtgaGATACAAGAACTTTCTTATTGGTTTACTCTAAAAAAACCTTGGCTTTTAGTTGTTTATTCTGTTTAGATGGATTTTTTTGGCTAGTAAATGaaataaatagattaattaagtttttatgtcATTTGGCTAGTTAGATTAATATACTTGTGTCTTTAATTGCACGAATAAGGTTTCAACTCCTAAATAATTGAATTGTCGTATTTTTTGTTTATAAACTTGCAAGATACTCGTGTAAGATATTATATAAGTGGATTTTGAATTGAAGAAAAATTCTCCATATCAGATTTTATTATTCTTTGTTTATTGTTTATTGTTCATAATTATTTATCATCATGAAACAACTTTCTGGATATcagaaaagacaaaaaaaaagaaaaaagaagaggAGATAACCCAAAGCTTAAGAGGTTCATTGAATAAATATTTTAGTAAAGAATCACATAACATAATGGAAAGCTTAGTTCATATTTCAAGTAACGAATCAAATGCAAATGAAGATTTTGTTGAAAATAATATTGatgaaaatgaagaatttataAAAAATGAAAGTGATGAGAATGAGAAATTTGTAGAAAATGAGAATGAAGAGAATACAGATCTTAATGATTTGGATGAAATTGaaattgataaaattaaagataTTGAAAATTGTTGTGATGATGAACATACAAATAAATATCAATATTTGATACATATGAACATATTTAATCCAAGAATTTaggataattttgataaaaaataaaatatttatttatggaaagaggtttaaaagagaaaatattctcaaattttctttagataaagaatctcaatatttttttttatacttactATATTAAATGTTATCAAATTGTGAGGCTCATGACAAATAAAGATGACGTATAATTCCATGCGTCCTTATTTCACTGTATGCTcgttcttctattttttattggATACTTCTATTCTCGTGAGTGAAAGAATCTGTATTTATTGTGATAAAAAGTGAATATGTTCGTTCTCAGTATTCCTGTTAATTCGTCCCAAGACCAGGATTAATATGAAAGAGATAGGTAAATTATAGGTGAccactagtctttggaataatgactagcatatGAGAGAagtatttatcttgactttatcaaaattagaaCTTTAAATCTCATGATGATAATATTTCATCTGTTAATCATTAAATCCATGTGAAGGGACGGAATGACCTGCATTTATATACAAAGGATGGATTGTGATGTCaaagaattatttttttaagtgaATCATATGATATTTTTTTGGAAATATTTAACTTGTAACTAAATGTGATATTCGAGGCAGTTGCTTTCCCCAAGGCAAGATGCCATAAATATGCTTTTAGAGGATGCCACTTTGTCTAGAGAATTATGCTAGAAAGTTGTTGCAGTCAGACTATATCTATCTGGGTCTCATTCAGGGTTGGGCATTTTACTATGAGGGCGTATTTGATTCAGGATTATTATGGATAATTTTGATTATCTGTACATGGTTATCTATGATAACCGTGTTTGGTTCAAggtttttttaaatttcaaagtttttttcAATTCCTACACGTCATCAATTTGGGCATATTACCCAGAATCAAAAAATCTCCATCTGCCTTAGTTTTTTCCGATTTCTGAGGTTAAGCAAAAAAATATTCCCAAATTAACCTTTGATCGGAGCGAGCCGAGTTCGTCGATCTGAGCGGTCTCGTATCAACAACCAGGAAGTGTTGAGGAGGTGGAGCAGGAGTGGATGGTGGGAGCTGAGCAGGCGGTGCGAGCGGGCATGACAGCCGGAGGTGGCAGCAGGGGGGTGGGAGCGAGGGGTGGCGACAGGCGACGGGAGCGTGAGCGATGACGTGAGAGGGAGAGCAGGCGGTGCGAGCAGGCATGACGGCCGGAGGTGACAGCAGGGGGTAGGAGAGGGGGGTGGCGGCAGGCGACGGGAGCCGGAGCGCGCGACGGGA includes these proteins:
- the LOC122050739 gene encoding WAS/WASL-interacting protein family member 3-like; the encoded protein is MRLLLLSPSTPAPAACRHPPLPPPAATSGRHVCSHRLLSLSRRRSRSRRALRLPSPAATPLSYPLLSPPAVMPARTACSPSHVIAHAPVACRHPSLPPPCCHLRLSCPLAPPAQLPPSTPAPPPQHFLVVDTRPLRSTNSARSDQRN